From Verrucomicrobiia bacterium, one genomic window encodes:
- the thiC gene encoding phosphomethylpyrimidine synthase ThiC, whose product MIASKEAFEPQSSDRLPNSTKVYVPGKLYADVRVPLREIKLNDTKTFTGKVEANEPVRVYDCSGPWGDPNFQGDVTQGLPALREAWIRARGDVAEYDGRAVMPMDNGYLSQNHAEYASHAEKNRLLQFPGLKRKPLRASKGHSVSQLWYAKQGIVTPEMEFIAIRENLGRQMAMEQVENKMGDRRVLNQQHPGQSWGARIPAHITPEFVRDEVARGRAIIPANINHPELEPMIIGRNFLVKINANIGNSAVASSIEEEVEKMRWATKWGADTVMDLSTGKNIHATREWILRNSPVPIGTVPIYQALEKVGGKAEELTWEIYRDTLIEQCEQGVDYFTIHAGVLLRFIPMTARRATGIVSRGGSIMAKWCLTHHKESFLYTHWDEICELMAAYDVSFSIGDGLRPGSIADANDEAQFAELKVQGDLTKRAWAHGVQVMNEGPGHVPMHMIQENMEKQLEWCSEAPFYTLGPLTTDIAPGYDHITSGIGAAMIGWYGCAMLCYVTPKEHLGLPNKKDVKDGVITYKIAAHAADLAKGHPGAQYRDNALSKARFEFRWEDQFNLALDPETAREFHDETLPQDGAKTAHFCSMCGPHFCSMKITEDVRKYAAEQGVSEEQALKQGMDEKSKEFVEKGAEVYGKI is encoded by the coding sequence ATGATCGCATCCAAAGAAGCGTTTGAACCGCAAAGCAGCGACCGCCTGCCCAATTCCACCAAGGTCTATGTCCCGGGCAAATTGTATGCCGATGTGCGCGTGCCGCTGCGCGAAATCAAGTTGAACGATACAAAAACTTTCACCGGCAAGGTGGAAGCGAACGAACCCGTGCGTGTGTATGATTGCAGCGGGCCGTGGGGCGATCCGAATTTTCAGGGTGACGTGACCCAGGGTTTGCCGGCCTTGCGCGAGGCGTGGATTCGCGCGCGCGGCGACGTGGCGGAGTATGATGGTCGCGCGGTGATGCCGATGGATAATGGATATCTCTCGCAGAACCACGCCGAGTACGCGAGCCATGCGGAGAAGAACCGTTTGCTGCAATTTCCGGGGCTGAAACGCAAGCCGTTGCGGGCGTCGAAGGGGCATTCGGTTTCGCAGCTTTGGTATGCGAAGCAGGGTATCGTCACGCCGGAAATGGAATTCATCGCCATCCGCGAGAATCTGGGACGCCAAATGGCGATGGAGCAGGTGGAAAATAAAATGGGCGATCGCCGCGTGTTGAACCAGCAGCATCCGGGGCAATCGTGGGGCGCGCGCATTCCCGCGCACATCACGCCGGAATTTGTGCGCGACGAGGTGGCGCGCGGTCGCGCGATCATTCCCGCGAACATCAACCATCCCGAACTCGAGCCGATGATCATCGGGCGGAATTTTCTGGTGAAGATCAACGCGAACATCGGCAACTCGGCGGTGGCTTCGAGCATTGAAGAGGAAGTGGAAAAGATGCGCTGGGCGACGAAGTGGGGCGCGGACACGGTGATGGATCTTTCGACGGGAAAAAATATTCACGCGACGCGCGAATGGATTTTGCGTAATTCACCGGTGCCGATTGGAACCGTGCCGATTTATCAGGCGCTGGAAAAAGTTGGCGGCAAGGCGGAGGAATTGACCTGGGAAATCTATCGCGACACGTTGATCGAGCAATGCGAGCAGGGCGTGGATTATTTCACGATCCACGCGGGCGTGTTGTTGCGCTTCATCCCGATGACGGCGCGGCGCGCCACGGGAATCGTTTCGCGCGGCGGCAGCATCATGGCGAAATGGTGTCTGACGCATCACAAGGAAAGTTTTCTCTACACGCATTGGGACGAGATTTGCGAATTGATGGCGGCGTATGACGTGAGCTTCAGCATCGGCGATGGCTTGCGTCCCGGTTCGATTGCGGACGCGAACGACGAAGCGCAGTTTGCGGAATTGAAAGTGCAGGGCGACCTGACCAAGCGCGCGTGGGCGCACGGCGTTCAAGTGATGAACGAAGGCCCCGGCCACGTGCCCATGCACATGATTCAGGAGAACATGGAGAAGCAACTCGAGTGGTGCAGCGAGGCGCCCTTCTACACGCTCGGACCACTTACGACAGACATCGCGCCGGGTTACGATCACATCACCAGCGGCATCGGCGCGGCGATGATCGGCTGGTACGGCTGCGCGATGCTTTGTTACGTGACGCCAAAGGAGCATCTCGGCCTGCCGAACAAGAAGGACGTAAAGGACGGCGTCATAACATACAAAATCGCGGCGCACGCGGCGGACTTGGCCAAGGGGCATCCCGGCGCGCAATATCGCGACAACGCATTAAGCAAGGCGCGGTTTGAATTCCGCTGGGAAGATCAGTTTAATCTCGCGCTCGATCCGGAAACCGCCCGCGAATTCCATGACGAGACGCTGCCGCAGGACGGCGCAAAGACAGCGCATTTTTGTTCGATGTGCGGCCCTCATTTTTGCTCAATGAAGATAACCGAGGATGTCCGCAAATATGCGGCAGAGCAGGGCGTGAGCGAAGAACAAGCGCTCAAGCAGGGCATGGACGAGAAGTCGAAGGAGTTTGTCGAGAAGGGCGCGGAAGTTTACGGGAAAATTTAA
- the fmt gene encoding methionyl-tRNA formyltransferase has product MLRIIFMGTAELACASLEALVRQPDFRVLAVVTQPDRPKGRDLKLQPSAVKQTALKAQLPVLQPERARHEDFIRQLRELAPDLIVVAAYGQILPSAILELPRHGCVNVHTSLLPKYRGAAPIQWAILNGEPETGVTIMKMDVGMDTGDILTQQTTPIAPTDNSQTLHDRLAQIGAELLIPTIRDYIAGKIIPRPQPTEGASHARKITREDGRLDWTQPAATLLNRIRAFTPWPGAFTHLPKPPTLLKIWRAEVADATGEPGNILSADKSGVVVACGRESLRITELQREGSRRMSVQDFLAGNPLERGEKFP; this is encoded by the coding sequence ATGTTACGCATCATTTTCATGGGAACCGCCGAACTGGCTTGCGCCAGCCTCGAAGCGCTCGTGCGCCAGCCGGATTTTCGCGTGCTCGCCGTGGTTACGCAACCGGATCGCCCCAAGGGACGCGATCTCAAATTGCAGCCTTCCGCCGTCAAGCAAACTGCGCTCAAGGCGCAGTTGCCCGTGCTGCAACCGGAGCGTGCGCGCCATGAAGATTTCATCCGGCAACTGCGCGAGCTTGCGCCGGATTTGATTGTGGTCGCGGCGTACGGCCAGATTTTGCCGTCCGCAATTCTTGAATTGCCGCGCCACGGCTGCGTGAATGTCCACACCTCTCTCCTGCCGAAATATCGCGGGGCCGCGCCCATTCAATGGGCCATTCTCAACGGCGAACCCGAGACCGGCGTGACCATCATGAAAATGGATGTGGGCATGGATACCGGCGACATCCTCACGCAACAAACCACGCCCATCGCGCCGACCGATAATTCTCAAACGCTTCACGATCGCCTCGCGCAAATCGGCGCGGAGCTGCTCATTCCGACCATTCGCGATTATATCGCGGGCAAAATAATTCCGCGTCCGCAGCCCACCGAAGGCGCAAGCCACGCCCGCAAAATCACTCGTGAAGACGGGCGGCTCGACTGGACGCAGCCCGCCGCCACGCTGCTCAATCGCATCCGCGCGTTCACCCCCTGGCCGGGCGCGTTCACTCACCTTCCGAAACCGCCCACGCTGCTAAAAATTTGGCGCGCCGAAGTCGCCGACGCCACGGGCGAACCCGGCAACATTTTGTCCGCCGATAAATCCGGCGTCGTCGTGGCGTGCGGCCGCGAATCTTTGCGCATCACCGAACTTCAACGCGAAGGCAGCCGCCGTATGAGCGTGCAGGATTTTCTCGCCGGCAATCCTTTGGAACGCGGCGAAAAATTTCCTTAG
- a CDS encoding nucleoside monophosphate kinase codes for MKFRTILLFGAPGAGKGTQGKILGSIPLFFHCACGDVFRNLTTDNPLGRVFIDYSSRGQLVPDEPTVELWSQFIDNCQRSGRFQPAKDTLVLDGIPRNAHQAEMLKDTLDVGAVFYLRCPNMKKLVERLQRRALRENRLDDANLSIIKDRLKTYERETKPVLRFYGKNIVHEIDSTQTPVEVLRDILGHIAKM; via the coding sequence ATGAAATTTCGCACCATTCTTTTGTTCGGCGCCCCGGGAGCGGGCAAGGGCACGCAGGGAAAAATCCTCGGCTCGATCCCGCTTTTTTTTCACTGCGCCTGCGGCGATGTGTTCCGCAACCTGACCACCGACAATCCCCTGGGCCGCGTGTTCATTGATTATTCCAGCCGCGGCCAGCTTGTTCCCGACGAACCGACGGTCGAACTGTGGAGCCAGTTCATTGATAATTGCCAGCGTAGCGGGCGCTTTCAACCCGCCAAGGACACGCTCGTCCTCGACGGCATTCCGCGCAACGCGCACCAGGCGGAAATGCTCAAGGACACGCTCGATGTGGGCGCGGTTTTTTATCTGCGCTGCCCAAACATGAAAAAACTCGTCGAGCGTTTGCAGCGCCGCGCGCTCCGGGAAAACCGCCTGGATGACGCCAATCTTAGCATCATCAAGGACCGCCTCAAAACTTATGAACGCGAAACCAAGCCGGTGCTCCGTTTCTATGGGAAAAATATCGTGCACGAGATTGACTCCACCCAAACGCCCGTCGAAGTATTGAGAGATATTTTGGGTCACATCGCCAAAATGTAA
- a CDS encoding NAD(P)H-hydrate dehydratase, with protein sequence MPSPVINVSQMRQWEKCTWALGTTESQVIARVGEIIARRVRQLVTADDLVLIIAGKGNNGNDTRAAKDKLSDLRVRLCEVNDPEKSLVEITHLLEQRPALVVDGLFGIGINRPLDEHWQRLIAQINDAELRVLSVDTPSGLNADTGEPEGAAIQAAITLTLGAPKQGLLSPAASKYVGRLEVAPEIGLIPNPFTSPINWTLGEDFYNFPPPRSVAANKGDFGRLAIVAGSAGYHGAAVLTSRGAQRARAGLITLHTPPSVYPVVASQLQAVMVHQWHPKLDLPDKNNAVLIGPGLAAKDLPEEIRDATELLWQKSPVPLVIDASALDWIPVGPLPEIMVRVITPHPGEAGRLLRLSADQMQANRPSALREISRRLGNCWVVLKGAQTLIGRHEGPLFVNPSGNPELAQGGSGDVLSGYIAGLLAQCALQADPLKTIRYAVWEHGAAADRLNHKKKNWVVEDLADELGNGSPPTQPSPAWQNA encoded by the coding sequence ATGCCCTCACCCGTCATCAACGTGAGCCAGATGCGCCAGTGGGAGAAATGCACCTGGGCGCTGGGCACGACGGAATCCCAAGTCATCGCGCGCGTCGGCGAAATCATTGCCCGCCGCGTCCGCCAACTGGTCACCGCCGACGATCTCGTTCTCATCATCGCCGGCAAGGGCAATAATGGAAACGACACTCGCGCGGCCAAAGACAAGCTTTCCGATTTGCGGGTGCGCCTTTGCGAAGTAAATGATCCGGAAAAATCTCTGGTTGAAATCACGCATCTGCTTGAGCAACGGCCCGCGCTGGTCGTGGATGGTTTGTTCGGCATCGGCATCAACCGCCCGCTGGACGAGCATTGGCAGCGGCTCATCGCGCAAATCAACGATGCCGAGTTGCGGGTGCTTTCCGTGGACACGCCGTCGGGATTGAATGCCGATACCGGCGAACCCGAAGGTGCAGCGATTCAGGCCGCGATCACGCTCACTCTTGGCGCGCCCAAACAAGGTTTGCTTTCTCCCGCCGCGAGCAAATACGTCGGCCGCCTCGAAGTCGCCCCGGAAATCGGCCTTATACCCAATCCGTTTACCAGCCCGATTAATTGGACCCTGGGCGAAGATTTTTATAATTTTCCGCCGCCACGTTCCGTCGCTGCGAACAAGGGAGATTTTGGCCGTCTTGCGATCGTGGCGGGCAGTGCCGGTTATCATGGCGCAGCGGTGCTGACCTCGCGCGGCGCACAACGCGCCCGGGCCGGCTTGATCACCCTCCATACACCGCCGAGTGTTTATCCGGTCGTCGCGTCGCAATTACAGGCGGTGATGGTACATCAATGGCATCCCAAACTTGATTTGCCCGACAAGAATAATGCCGTGCTGATTGGCCCCGGCCTGGCGGCGAAAGATTTGCCCGAAGAAATTCGCGACGCCACCGAATTGCTCTGGCAAAAATCCCCGGTGCCGCTGGTGATTGATGCCAGCGCGCTCGATTGGATTCCCGTCGGCCCGCTGCCGGAAATCATGGTGCGCGTCATCACTCCGCATCCCGGCGAGGCGGGGCGGTTGCTGCGGCTTTCCGCCGATCAGATGCAGGCGAATCGTCCGTCGGCCTTGCGCGAAATCTCCCGGCGGCTGGGAAATTGCTGGGTCGTCTTGAAGGGCGCGCAAACACTGATTGGCCGCCACGAAGGGCCGTTATTCGTCAATCCCTCGGGCAACCCTGAACTCGCGCAAGGCGGCAGCGGCGATGTCCTTTCGGGTTACATCGCCGGTTTGCTGGCGCAATGCGCGTTGCAAGCCGATCCGTTGAAGACCATTCGCTATGCGGTTTGGGAGCACGGCGCCGCGGCTGACCGATTGAACCACAAAAAGAAAAACTGGGTGGTCGAAGACCTTGCCGACGAACTCGGCAACGGCTCACCGCCGACTCAACCTTCCCCCGCCTGGCAGAACGCGTGA
- a CDS encoding SGNH/GDSL hydrolase family protein, giving the protein MKSAELFLLFRSQSLHAGVMQKIFRSIFCLVLAFACFNVKAQAKHDTSQWEKEIRAFEASDRTNPPPQNGILFIGSSSFRKWTNLVHAFPGKPIINRGFGGSQIPDSTALADRILFPYHPRLVVMYAGDNDLAAGRSAEQVIADYREFVEKVHARLPDTVIAYLSIKPCPLRWNLRDKIVAVNTAIKGMSNDKLKFIDVYTPMLGDNGQPKPDLFLSDRLHPSDKCYTLWTGIIRPYLD; this is encoded by the coding sequence ATGAAATCCGCCGAACTTTTTCTTTTATTCCGTTCACAATCGTTGCACGCTGGCGTCATGCAAAAAATCTTTCGCTCCATTTTTTGTCTCGTGCTCGCGTTCGCTTGTTTCAATGTAAAAGCGCAGGCCAAACACGACACTTCGCAATGGGAAAAAGAAATCCGCGCGTTCGAGGCGAGTGACCGCACCAACCCGCCGCCACAAAACGGGATTTTATTTATCGGCAGTTCCAGTTTCCGCAAGTGGACGAATCTCGTGCATGCTTTCCCTGGCAAGCCGATTATCAACCGCGGATTCGGTGGCTCGCAAATCCCCGATTCCACCGCGCTCGCCGACCGCATTCTTTTTCCGTATCACCCGCGCCTGGTCGTCATGTATGCGGGTGATAACGACCTCGCCGCCGGCCGTTCGGCGGAGCAAGTGATCGCCGATTACCGCGAATTTGTGGAAAAAGTCCACGCGCGCCTGCCGGATACAGTCATCGCTTATCTCTCCATCAAGCCTTGTCCTTTGCGCTGGAATTTGCGCGATAAAATCGTCGCGGTGAACACCGCGATCAAAGGTATGTCGAACGATAAGTTAAAATTCATAGACGTCTATACCCCCATGCTTGGCGACAATGGCCAGCCGAAGCCGGATTTATTTCTTTCCGACCGGCTGCATCCAAGCGACAAGTGTTACACGCTTTGGACGGGGATTATTAGACCGTATTTGGATTGA
- the nadC gene encoding carboxylating nicotinate-nucleotide diphosphorylase, translated as MDPLSQEEIRHAVQFALAEDVGTGDVTTLATVPDSAIARATMKARETLMPAGLEFAAVAFRELASNLKIKQLAADGHAVQAGQDLLIVEGSARAILSAERVALNFVQRLSGVATLTAQFVAAVQGTRARILDTRKTTPGWRRFEKYAVTCGGGQNYRIGLYDMVLIKDNHLAALRHELPNAIAVAVRRSRERYPKLKVEVEADTLEQVEQAAAAGADIILLDNMNLVQLRDAVKIVGSRAQTEASGGVNMGTVRGIAETGVDLISVGSITHSARAVDIGLDFEEL; from the coding sequence ATGGATCCGTTGAGTCAGGAAGAGATTCGTCACGCGGTGCAGTTCGCGCTCGCAGAGGACGTCGGCACTGGCGATGTCACCACGCTCGCGACCGTGCCGGATTCCGCCATCGCGCGCGCGACGATGAAGGCACGGGAAACGCTCATGCCGGCGGGACTGGAATTTGCCGCAGTCGCATTTCGCGAACTTGCTTCCAATCTTAAAATTAAACAGCTCGCCGCCGATGGTCACGCGGTGCAGGCGGGACAGGATTTGTTGATTGTTGAAGGTTCGGCGCGCGCGATCCTTTCGGCAGAACGCGTCGCCTTGAATTTTGTACAACGGCTTTCCGGCGTGGCCACCTTGACGGCGCAATTCGTCGCGGCAGTGCAGGGGACGCGCGCGCGCATTTTGGACACGCGCAAAACCACACCGGGGTGGAGGCGCTTTGAAAAATACGCCGTCACTTGCGGCGGCGGGCAGAATTATCGCATCGGTTTGTATGACATGGTGCTCATCAAGGACAATCACCTCGCGGCCTTGCGACATGAACTGCCGAATGCCATCGCCGTGGCGGTGCGGCGCTCGCGCGAGCGCTATCCTAAATTGAAAGTGGAGGTTGAAGCCGACACGCTGGAGCAAGTCGAGCAAGCTGCCGCGGCGGGCGCGGACATTATTTTGTTGGATAACATGAACCTTGTGCAACTGCGTGACGCGGTAAAAATCGTCGGGAGCCGCGCGCAAACGGAGGCAAGTGGCGGAGTGAATATGGGAACCGTGCGCGGCATTGCCGAGACGGGCGTGGATTTGATTTCGGTCGGGAGTATTACGCATTCGGCCCGCGCGGTGGACATCGGTTTGGATTTCGAGGAATTGTGA
- a CDS encoding biotin--[acetyl-CoA-carboxylase] ligase → MTIDTKILTALRVASGGVSGTELSQTLGISRAAIWARIQELRSLGYEIEASPHLGYRLLSAPDLLHADDLLSGLGRTKVIGRDIQVFEETTSTNDVIEKLARDGVKEGAVVFAESQTQGRGRMGRKWVSPPRKGLWFSILLRPAMRPTMVTQLTIAAATGLFRAIQAQTGITAEIKWPNDILIRGKKVAGILTELSAELDTVKYVILGMGVSVNLSASDFPADVRKIATSLRIETGQRLDRAALAIRILQELDRDYQRIAAGEFESVANEWEEHCATLRQNVVINIGGRTLRGTAESLDTDGALLLRTQHGRLERIIGGDVTIEK, encoded by the coding sequence GTGACGATAGACACGAAAATTCTCACTGCATTGCGCGTCGCCAGCGGCGGCGTCTCGGGCACAGAACTTTCACAAACGCTGGGCATCAGCCGAGCAGCGATATGGGCGCGCATCCAGGAATTGCGTTCGCTCGGTTACGAAATCGAGGCGAGCCCGCATCTGGGCTATCGCCTGTTGAGCGCGCCGGACTTGCTGCACGCGGATGATTTGCTTTCCGGTCTTGGCCGCACCAAGGTGATCGGGCGCGACATCCAGGTTTTTGAGGAGACGACTTCGACCAATGATGTTATCGAAAAATTGGCGCGTGACGGGGTGAAGGAAGGCGCGGTGGTATTTGCGGAATCGCAGACCCAAGGGCGCGGGCGAATGGGCCGCAAATGGGTCTCGCCGCCGCGCAAAGGACTTTGGTTTTCGATTCTGTTGCGCCCGGCGATGCGTCCGACGATGGTGACGCAACTAACCATCGCCGCCGCGACCGGCTTGTTCCGCGCGATCCAGGCCCAAACGGGAATCACGGCGGAAATAAAATGGCCGAATGATATTTTGATTCGCGGAAAAAAAGTGGCGGGCATTCTTACCGAATTGAGCGCCGAACTCGACACGGTCAAATATGTCATTCTCGGCATGGGCGTGAGCGTGAATTTGAGCGCAAGTGATTTTCCGGCGGACGTGCGCAAGATCGCGACGTCGCTGCGCATCGAGACCGGCCAGCGGCTCGACCGCGCGGCGCTGGCGATTCGGATTTTGCAGGAACTCGACCGGGATTATCAGCGCATCGCAGCCGGAGAATTCGAATCGGTCGCCAACGAATGGGAAGAACATTGCGCCACGCTCAGGCAAAATGTGGTGATCAATATCGGCGGTCGCACGCTTCGCGGAACTGCCGAATCGTTGGACACCGACGGCGCGCTGCTGCTGCGCACGCAACATGGGCGACTCGAACGAATCATCGGCGGCGACGTCACGATTGAAAAATAA
- a CDS encoding type III pantothenate kinase, translating into MILLLDIGNTHTHLGLGNSTRVFKQLNIPTAAWFDGGAAKLISKFVGRALLKGAALCSVVPHATPRAVQMIRREWDLVCVILSPKTLRGVGIDYPRPKTIGPDRLANAVAAKEHFGAPSVVVDFGTAVTFDVVDRAGNYAGGIIAPGLAVMTDYLHEKTALLPRIKIREERAVIGKNTEQAMRIGAVHGYRGLIRELIGELKRDLGVKNLPVVATGGYAKLMAAELPEITAIDPMLTLEGLRLIWERR; encoded by the coding sequence ATGATTCTGTTACTGGACATCGGCAATACGCACACGCATTTGGGGTTGGGAAATTCGACGCGGGTTTTCAAACAACTAAATATCCCAACGGCGGCATGGTTTGATGGCGGCGCGGCGAAATTGATTTCAAAATTTGTTGGGCGTGCGTTGTTGAAAGGCGCGGCCTTGTGCAGCGTAGTGCCGCATGCGACACCGCGAGCGGTTCAGATGATCCGGCGCGAATGGGATTTGGTTTGCGTCATCCTTTCACCAAAAACTTTGCGCGGCGTGGGCATTGATTACCCGCGGCCAAAAACGATTGGGCCGGATCGCCTCGCAAATGCGGTCGCGGCGAAAGAGCATTTTGGCGCGCCATCCGTCGTGGTGGATTTTGGGACGGCGGTGACATTCGACGTGGTGGACCGCGCGGGAAATTATGCCGGGGGCATCATCGCGCCCGGCCTCGCCGTGATGACGGATTATTTGCACGAAAAAACGGCGTTGCTGCCGCGCATCAAAATCCGCGAGGAACGCGCGGTGATCGGAAAAAATACCGAACAGGCCATGCGCATCGGCGCGGTCCATGGGTATCGCGGATTGATTCGCGAACTTATTGGCGAGTTAAAACGCGATCTGGGCGTGAAAAATTTGCCGGTAGTTGCGACCGGTGGTTACGCAAAATTAATGGCGGCGGAATTGCCGGAGATTACCGCGATTGACCCGATGCTGACGTTGGAAGGCTTGCGGCTGATTTGGGAACGGCGATGA
- the trpA gene encoding tryptophan synthase subunit alpha: protein MNRIVERFARLKQNRQKGFVVYIGAGDPDLEATRKLALAFDQAGVDVLELGVPFSDPLADGLVNQLAAQRGLESGTTPPKVLETVRLIRQDSQVPIVFYIYFNLLHRYGFKKFIEDAARAGVDGLLVLDLPPEESENYEAMMREAGLCVIYLVAPTTPDERIGLIVKRGTGFIYYVSREGVTGMQSKVSTTIADMTAKIRAHTQLPIAVGFGISNPEQARTVAASAEAIVVGSAIVNQIAQHGRSPEMVPQVTAFVKSLGDAVKTL from the coding sequence ATGAACCGCATTGTTGAACGATTCGCGCGCCTCAAACAAAACCGCCAAAAGGGTTTTGTGGTCTATATCGGCGCGGGCGATCCCGATTTGGAAGCAACCCGGAAATTGGCGCTCGCATTCGACCAGGCGGGCGTGGATGTGCTCGAACTGGGTGTGCCCTTCAGCGATCCGCTTGCGGATGGTCTCGTGAATCAACTCGCGGCGCAACGAGGCCTTGAATCGGGCACGACGCCGCCGAAGGTCCTCGAAACGGTGCGATTGATCCGCCAGGACTCACAGGTGCCGATCGTTTTCTATATTTATTTCAATTTGCTCCATCGCTACGGTTTCAAAAAATTCATCGAGGATGCCGCGCGCGCGGGCGTGGACGGTTTGCTGGTGCTCGATTTGCCGCCGGAGGAATCGGAAAATTACGAAGCGATGATGCGCGAGGCCGGCTTGTGCGTGATCTACCTGGTTGCGCCGACGACGCCGGATGAACGCATCGGATTGATCGTCAAGCGCGGCACCGGATTTATTTATTATGTTTCGCGCGAAGGCGTGACGGGGATGCAATCGAAAGTCTCAACCACGATTGCGGACATGACGGCGAAAATTCGCGCGCACACGCAGTTGCCCATTGCGGTCGGTTTTGGAATCTCGAATCCCGAGCAGGCACGCACAGTTGCCGCGAGCGCGGAAGCGATTGTCGTGGGCAGCGCCATCGTCAACCAGATCGCGCAGCATGGGCGCAGCCCGGAAATGGTTCCGCAAGTGACGGCATTTGTGAAATCGCTGGGCGATGCAGTGAAGACATTATGA
- a CDS encoding sugar phosphate nucleotidyltransferase: MKKKNEMNDRYVIIMAGGKGERFWPMSREKTPKQLITLLGKRSFLQQAVDRVLPLVPLKNILIITNAVQAPEVRRQLPKLPKQNVIAEPCGRDTCAAVTLGAAIVGARSTTAVMAVLPADHVIPDEKKFQQVLADAFDLAGRGQAIVTIGIKPTEPATGYGYIHVGEPLPAPKGVKGYKTTFFKAERFVEKPNLEKAVEYVNSGHYRWNAGMFIWSFVTVTEGLQKHQPEMFEACQRWFKVANTPAKLDKVLAKEYPAIKKVSIDFALMEHAQNVVVADGSFDWDDLGSWTALARHLKPDAEGNCAVGDFVHVDAARNIVFDARTKNRTPIAIVGLRDSILVQTDDATLVAHKSQAQKIKELVAKLASTPAYKKLV; encoded by the coding sequence ATGAAAAAGAAAAACGAGATGAATGACCGCTACGTGATCATCATGGCGGGGGGCAAGGGCGAGCGTTTTTGGCCGATGAGCCGCGAGAAGACGCCGAAGCAGTTGATCACATTATTGGGCAAGCGTTCATTTTTGCAGCAGGCGGTGGATCGCGTGTTGCCGCTGGTGCCGCTCAAGAATATTTTGATCATCACGAATGCCGTGCAGGCGCCGGAAGTGCGGCGGCAGCTGCCGAAGCTGCCGAAGCAAAACGTGATCGCGGAGCCGTGCGGACGCGACACCTGCGCGGCGGTGACGTTGGGCGCGGCTATTGTCGGCGCGCGTTCGACCACGGCGGTGATGGCAGTTTTGCCGGCGGATCACGTCATTCCCGACGAGAAAAAATTTCAACAGGTACTTGCGGATGCCTTTGATTTGGCGGGGCGCGGGCAGGCGATTGTGACCATCGGCATCAAGCCGACGGAACCGGCGACGGGTTATGGTTACATTCATGTTGGCGAACCGTTGCCTGCGCCTAAAGGTGTGAAAGGATATAAGACGACTTTCTTTAAGGCAGAACGATTCGTTGAAAAACCGAATCTCGAAAAGGCGGTCGAATATGTGAACAGCGGGCATTATCGCTGGAACGCGGGCATGTTCATCTGGTCGTTCGTGACGGTGACGGAAGGTTTGCAGAAGCATCAGCCGGAAATGTTCGAGGCGTGCCAGCGCTGGTTCAAGGTCGCGAACACGCCCGCGAAGCTGGACAAGGTGCTGGCGAAGGAATATCCCGCGATCAAAAAGGTCTCGATTGATTTTGCCTTGATGGAGCACGCGCAGAACGTGGTGGTCGCGGATGGTTCGTTCGACTGGGACGACCTTGGTTCCTGGACGGCGCTGGCGCGGCATTTGAAACCGGACGCGGAAGGCAACTGTGCGGTGGGAGATTTCGTGCATGTGGATGCGGCACGAAATATTGTCTTCGATGCGCGCACGAAAAATCGCACGCCGATTGCCATCGTCGGATTGCGTGATTCGATCCTTGTGCAGACAGACGACGCAACGCTGGTCGCGCACAAAAGCCAGGCGCAGAAAATTAAAGAACTCGTCGCGAAACTCGCGAGCACGCCGGCTTATAAAAAGTTGGTGTAA